In the genome of Ammospiza nelsoni isolate bAmmNel1 chromosome 7, bAmmNel1.pri, whole genome shotgun sequence, one region contains:
- the TMEM37 gene encoding voltage-dependent calcium channel gamma-like subunit — protein sequence MTAIGAQVQQLLAHRRPQKSFFETLIRSLIILCVAIAVVLSSISICDGRWLFARGQLFGLWHFCTLDNDSVLRCVTDLRLAQVEGLSVGVIPIRSMVSFAVVVAIFGLELLMVSQVCDDANARRKWAMGSVLILVSFLLSATGVLSFSILVKDHLTFTGFTLTYWCEFIAAFLFFLNGISGLHINSLTHLRSGVGKI from the exons ATGACGGCCATCGGGGCGCAG gtgcagcagctgctggcacaccGGAGAccacagaaatccttctttGAGACGCTCATCAGGAGCCTGATCATCCTGTGTGTGGCCATAGCCGTGGTCTTGTCGTCCATCTCCATCTGCGACGGCCGCTGGCTCTTTGCGAGGGGGCAGCTCTTCGGactgtggcacttctgcacccTTGACAATGACAGCGTCCTGAGGTGTGTCACGGACCTCAGGCTGGCCCAGGTGGAGGGGCTGAGCGTGGGGGTGATTCCCATCAGGAGCATGGTGTCCTTTGCTGTTGTGGTTGCCATATTTGGGTTGGAGCTGCTGATGGTGTCCCAAGTCTGCGATGATGCCAACGCAAGGCGGAAATGGGCGATGGGTTCCGTTCTCATCCTCGTCTCTTTTTTGCTGTCAGCCACCGGTGTTTTGAGCTTCTCCATCCTGGTGAAGGATCACCTCACCTTCACAGGCTTCACGCTGACATACTGGTGTGAGTTCATTGCtgccttcctcttcttccttaaCGGAATCAGCGGACTTCACATCAACAGCCTCACGCACCTCAGGAGTGGGGTAGGCAAAATCTAG
- the SCTR gene encoding LOW QUALITY PROTEIN: secretin receptor (The sequence of the model RefSeq protein was modified relative to this genomic sequence to represent the inferred CDS: deleted 3 bases in 2 codons; substituted 3 bases at 3 genomic stop codons): protein MLSRAQQLERNIGXGWSKLRREKARREKDEVKRARSHAGEHKQPDDLXCMRHEENRLXLTMWTIWVIFWISTVPIKAIPPVCDLLSVLKREEEKCVETLSLEARNRTTENDLLLSSGRCAGMWDNMSCWPSSSVGQTVNAHCPEFFQMLTGKKGFVYRNCTSEGWSEPYPRPDIACGYNVNDTTNEARRSYFMTLKTMYTIGYCTSLVTLMIALAVLASFRRLRCTRNYIHMHLFTSFILRASSNFIKDAVLFSSEDTNYCGAYTAGCKLTMVFFQYCIMSNYSWLLVEGLYLHTLLVISFFSERKFLLWFIALGWGAPAVFVAAWAAARQLHENIGCWDINTDANTWWIIRGPIVVSIFINFILFVNILRILMRKLSSPEKRSSDFNQYKRLAKSTLLLIPLFGVHYIIFAFFPEDASSGTMEIQLFFELALGSFQGFVVAVLYCFLNGEVQLEVQRKWRQWHLSKHWRQHLSTSASNGGSGLTQEMQMVRSSPAEHRRGTLQRSSVL, encoded by the exons aTGCTCTCTAGAGCTCAGCAGCTGGAGAGAAACATTGGCTAAGGATGGTCAAAgctgagaagggaa aaggcaaGGAGGGAAAAGGATGAAGTGAAAAGAGCTAGGAGCCACGCTGGAGAGCAT AAACAGCCTGATGACCTCTGATGCATGAGGCATGAAGAAAACAGACTGTGATTGACTATGTGGACCATCTGGGTGATCTTCTGGATTTCAACTGTCCCG ATCAAAGCTATTCCACCTGTCTGTGACCTTCTGAGTGTCCTgaaaagggaggaagaaaagtgTGTGGAGACTCTTTCCCTGGAGGCAAGGAACAGAACGACTGAGAATGATCTGCTCCTGAGCTCAG GCAGATGTGCTGGAATGTGGGACAACATGAGCTGCTGGCCTTCATCCTCTGTGGGACAGACTGTCAATGCACACTGCCCTGAATTCTTTCAGATGCTGACTGGGAAAAAAG GTTTTGTGTACCGAAACTGCACAAGTGAGGGCTGGTCAGAGCCGTACCCGAGACCTGACATTGCCTGTGGCTACAATGTCAACGACACCACCAACGAGGCCAGA CGTTCCTATTTCATGACCCTGAAGACCATGTACACCATCGGATACTGCACCTCCCTTGTGACATTGATGATAGCCTTGGCGGTCCTGGCCTCCTTTAG AAGGCTTCGCTGCACAAGGAACTACATCCACATGCATCTCTTCACCTCGTTCATTCTGAGAGCCTCATCCAACTTCATCAAGGATGCAGTCTTGTTTTCCTCTGAGGACACAAATTACTGTGGGGCATACACG GCTGGCTGCAAGCTCACCATGGTCTTCTTCCAGTATTGCATCATGTCTAACTACAGCTGGCTCCTGGTGGAAGGACTGTACCTCCACACTCTCCTGGTGATCTCCTTCTTCTCGGAAAGGAAGTTCCTCTTGTGGTTCATCGCCCTTGGATGGG GTGCCCCAGCGGTGTTTGTGGCTGCATGGGCGGCTGCTCGGCAGCTCCATGAAAACATTGG GTGTTGGGACATTAACACTGATGCCAATACCTGGTGGATCATTAGAGGCCCCATAGTTGTGTCTATATTT attaatttcATTCTCTTTGTCAACATTTTAAGAATCCTGATGAGGAAGCTCAGCTCCCCTGAAAAACGGAGCAGTGATTTCAACCAATACAA GAGACTTGCAAAGTCAACactcctcctcatccctctcTTTGGAGTCCACTATAtcatctttgcttttttccctgagGATGCAAGCAGCGGCACAATGGAAATTCAGCTCTTTTTTGAATTGGCTCTTGGATCATTCCAG GGCTTTGTTGTGGCTGTACTTTATTGTTTTCTTAATGGTGAG GTTCAGCTGGAAGTTCAGAGAAAGTGGAGGCAGTGGCATTTAAGCAAGCACTGGCGACAGCACCTCAGCACCTCGGCGAGTAACGGAGGCAGCGGCTTGACCCAGGAGATGCAGATGGTGAGGTCCAGCCCCGCAGAGCACAGGAGAGGAACCCTCCAAAGGTCAAGTGTGCTGTAA